The genomic segment GCAGCACCGCTTCAGACCGGTGCGCTCACCGACGAGGAAGTCGTGGCTCGAGTACGTGCAGGGGACACTCACTTTTTCGAGGTCCTCATGCGCCGCTACAACCAACGTCTCTATCGCGCCGTCCGCGCCATTCTCCAGAACGACGCGGACGCCGAGGACGCCCTTCAACAGACGTACCTCAATGCCTATCGTCACCTCGCTCAGTTCGAGGGACGGGCCAGGTTCTCCACATGGCTGACACGGATTGCCGTGCACGAGGCGTTGTCCCGACGGAGGCGGGCCCGGGACAAGCCGCTCGGATCCGGCGATGCCGAACAGGTCGAGCGTGTCGTTTCCGCCGCACCAGATCCAGAGCGTCAAACCTATGCAGGCGAACTGGGCACGTTGTTGGAATCAGCCCTTGCCATGCTGCCTCACGGATATCGCTCGGTGTTCATGCTGCGCGAAATCGATGGTTTGAACACCGCCGAGACCGCTCAACAGCTTCGTGTGAGCGAAGGCACCGTCAAGACACGACTCCACCGGGCAAGGGATCTGCTGCAGAGAAGGCTGCATGAGGTTACGCCCGCTGAGGCCTTCCGTTTCGGGGGGAGCCGGTGCGACACGATGGTCGCCTCGGTGAAGAGTCGGCTCTCTGGAATGAACTTCGCGGACGCCGGCTGGGTCGGCGGCGACGCGG from the Candidatus Eisenbacteria bacterium genome contains:
- a CDS encoding RNA polymerase sigma factor produces the protein MQTLLTSGKDAAAAPLQTGALTDEEVVARVRAGDTHFFEVLMRRYNQRLYRAVRAILQNDADAEDALQQTYLNAYRHLAQFEGRARFSTWLTRIAVHEALSRRRRARDKPLGSGDAEQVERVVSAAPDPERQTYAGELGTLLESALAMLPHGYRSVFMLREIDGLNTAETAQQLRVSEGTVKTRLHRARDLLQRRLHEVTPAEAFRFGGSRCDTMVASVKSRLSGMNFADAGWVGGDAVSNLS